The DNA segment TTACCGTCGACAGTGTCTATCTTACCTTCTTGCATAAAGCGCAAAAGATTACGCTGCTGCGAGCGTGGTAACGTTAAGATGTCATTAAGAAAAAGCGTACCTTCATTTGCCTTTTCTAAGAAACATTCCACGCCTTCCTCCGCGCCAATACCAAATATTTCTTCCTGCATTCTTGCTTCTGAAAGCGCACCACAGTTAACCGTAATGAATGATTCTTTAGAACGTGCCGACATATTATGTATCGCTTTTGCTACGCTCTCTTTACCTGAACCATTTTCACCGTAGATAAGAATACTGACATCCGTGGAACCGATTCGCCTCACTTGCTCTCTCAGACGCTTAATCGATACTGATTCACCGGAAATCCCCATATCTTTAGTGCTACCAAAATTAGGCCATACTTTTTTCTCTAATTTAAGCATCCCTAATTGGTGCCCTATCGTGTTCATAAGTTGAGCATCTGGAATAGGAGAGGTAAAAAAATCAATACAGAAGTTAACGATGAACTGACAAATAGTGTCAGAACCAATTTGCGACTCTCTAATAAAAGCAATCCAACGAACGTGCTTGTGACTGCTCACTAAGTTGGCAATGCCATTTAAGCTGAATTCATCCTGACTTAAGTCGACAATACCAATACAAGGTCCGATTTCATGTAAAAGTGTATCGGCCTTACGTAAGTCGCCACATCTTTGACATTGCCAACCAGCTTGTTCTAATACAGATAACCAAGGTTCGTGCTTACCGCTTACCACTACGAGTGAGCCGGGGACAGAATCCATACGGAATTGAGTTCCCATCAAAAATCCCTTATTGTTTTATGAGAATTACATTCAAACAAAGGGTTCAACATTCGAACCGCTAAGCCAGTCCCTACATTATCAAGACATTCGCTACAATTTACTGTCTCATTATTAAGACATAGCACATGTAAGCATTCCGTCAAGTTATGCATACATTTTTAGAACTAGCATCACATTAAAAAGCCCGCTCAAATGAGCGGGCTTTTCTTAGCTAAATCAGCGAGTTTTCTAAGCTGGTTCTTGGAAAATCACCGTATCCGCTTTTTTCGTATACTGACCCATTTTGTGGAAGTTCAGGTAACGGTAGGTATCTGATGCTGTAGCATCGAGTTGTTTAGCATATTCCAGATACTCATCCTTAGTCGGAATTTTACCTAAAATAGCCCCCACAGCGGCAAGTTCGGCGGAAGCTAAGTAGACGTTTGCTCCAGTGCCTAAACGGTTAGGGAAGTTACGAGTAGACGTAGACATAACGGTTGCGTTATCCGCTACACGTGCTTGGTTACCCATACACAGTGAACAACCCGGCGTTTCAATACGCACCCCTGCTCGACCAAAAATACCATAGTACCCTTCTTCCGTAAGTTGGTCTTTATCCATCTTAGTCGGTGGTGCAATCCATAGCCGAGTATCAAGTTGCCCCGTATAATTGTCCAAGAGCTTACCAGCAGCACGGAAGTGACCAATGTTAGTCATGCATGAGCCAATAAAGACTTCGTCAATCTCTGTGCCTTGTACGTCTGATAACACACGAGCATCATCCGGATCATTCGGAGCACAAAGAATAGGCTCACTAATGTCCGCAAGGTCAATCTCTATTACATGCGTATATTCTGCATCACTATCCGCTTCCATCAACTCAGGGTTCGCGACCCACTCTTCCATCGATTTAATACGGCGCTCTATCGTGCGACGATCACCATAGCCTTCGGAAATCATCCACTTAAGCATAATAATGTTCGAACTGAGATATTCAGAAATCGATTCTTTGGACAATTTAACCGTACAACCAGCAGCTGAACGCTCTGCGGAAGCATCAGACAATTCAAATGCTTGTTCGACCGAAAGATGTTCAACACCTTCAATTTCTAGCACTCGGCCTGAGAACTCATTGATCTTACCTGCTTTCTCAACCGTCAATAGACCCTGCTTAATTCCGTAATAAGGGATAGCATGAACCAAATCACGCAATGTGATTCCTGGCTGCATTTCACCTTTAAAACGCACCAAAATAGATTCAGGCATATCTAACGGCATAACACCCGTCGCGGCAGCAAACGCAACCAAACCAGAACCTGCAGGAAAAGAGATACCTAGAGGGAAACGTGTATGAGAATCACCGCCAGTACCGACAGTATCAGGCAGCAACATCCGGTTTAACCATGAGTGAATTACACCGTCTCCAGGGCGTAAAGAGACACCTGCACGATTCATAATAAAATCTGGTAACGTATGATGCGTATTCACATCAATCGGTTTTGGATACGCAGATGTATGACAGAATGATTGCATCACTAAATCAGCTGAGAAGCCTAAACACGCCAAGTCTTTGAGTTCATCACGAGTCATAGGACCTGTCGTATCTTGCGATCCAACCGTTGTCATCTTAGGCTCACAATACGTCCCAGGACGAACACCATCTACACCGCACGCTTTACCAACCATTTTCTGAGCTAACGAATAACCTTTACCTGTGTCCACAACCTCTACAGGTCGGCGGAATACGTCTGAAGTATCAAGGCCTAGCGAGACACGAGCACGATCTGTTAGTCCGCGGCCGATGATAAGTGGGATACGGCCACCGGCACGAACTTCATCGATTAACACGTCCGTTTTCAATTCAAATTCAGCTAAAACTTCGCCACTTTCATGGCTCTTCACCTGACCTTCGAATGGATAAACGTCGATGACATCACCCATATTAAGCTTGGAGACATCGACTTCAATTGGTAGTGCACCAGCATCTTCCATTGTGTTAAAGAAGATTGGTGCAATTTTACCACCAAGGCAATAACCGCCTGCTTTCTTATTCGGAACATTAGGAATATCATCGCCCATGAACCAAAGTACAGAATTGGTTGCCGACTTACGTGAAGACCCGGTACCCACAACATCACCAACATAGACTAATTGATGACCTTTTTCTTTTAGAGCTTCGATCTGCTTAATAGGACCAATGGTCCCTGCAGCATCGGGAACTATTCCTTCACGCGCATTTTTTAGCATCGCTAATGCATGAAGTGGTATATCAGGACGAGACCATGCGTCGGGGGCTGGTGAAAGGTCATCCGTATTCGTTTCACCTGTTACTTTAAATACCGTTAAGGTGATTTTCTCTTGTAGTTTAGGTTTTGATACAAACCATTCAGCTTCAGCCCAAGAAGTAAGTACCTGTTTAGCGTACTCATTTCCTGATTTTGCTTTTTCTTCAACATCATAGAATGAATCAAACATTAGCAAAGTATGCGAAAGTGCTTTCGCGGCAATTGGAGCCAAACCGTCATCGTCTAGAAATCCGATAAGTGAATCAATGTTATAACCGCCTTGCATTGTTCCAAGCAGTTCAGTGGCTTTTTCTTTGCTTATTAACGAGGAAGATACTTCTCTTTTAGCAAGTGCCGTTAAGAAACCCGCTTTTACATAAGCGGCTTCATCTACACCTGGTGGAATTCTGTTTTCAAAAAGATCAAGAATAATGGATTCTTCACCCTTTGGTGGGTTCTTTACAAGTTCTACTAGTGCAGTAACTTGTTCAGCATTTAGGGGTTGAGCGACAACTCCCTCAGCAGCACGCTCTTCGACGTGTTTACGATAGGCTTCAAGCACGACTTCTTCCTCTCATTACGGTTTGTATATAAAAAACAAACATCCTTGGAAATATGGCTTACCACCATTTTTATTGTTGATTTGTTCCAAAATATCAACAGTGGCAATGGCCAAACTGTGCGTAGAGAATAGCAAATTTAACGAAAAATTAAAATCTAATCAATTTGACCAACATAGCAACTTACGACTAAAGTTCTACTAAAAATCATTAACAAACTTTAAACTATAAAAGGTAATACAACATCAATATGTATGACCAACAATCAAGTAATACGACTGGTAATTATCTTCTGTCAAACCATATGCAAACACAATTGGTCCTATTGGGGACGCAACACCAGCAAACACAGATCCTGCTGTATACAAGGGCGCATCAGAAATAGAAATGTCGGTATCTGACCACACTCCACCATATTCTAGAGATGCACCAAAGTAGACAGGCGCCGTAAATAAGCCGAAATCATTCTCAAACCATTTATATCGATAAACGATACTTCCAAAGAGTAGGTTCTCCCCTACTAAACTGTCTCTAGAAACACCAGACAGTCGTAAAAAACCACCGAGTTCTTTAGGCTGTATAGGTGGATTATTGCCCGTTTTATCCTCAACCAGACCATATTCAAGACCTGCAACAAAGGTGTGCTTATCAATACTAAAAGCACCACGTACTTTGGTTGAAATCTCATGAACCGTATCATTACTGTATTCGATCTCGTCACCTCCGCTAGTGTCCGTTATGGAGCGTCCACGTACGCTGTCATCAGAGATGAAGTATTCTAAATCAACAAGAAAACCTGAAGTGGGTAGACTATAATCATCCAATGTATCCAGTCGAAAACGAGCAAAAGGGCCTTGGCGAGTGTAACTAACGTCACCAAAAACAGGCAATGTGGTTAGGTTGGCTTCACCATCTATATACCGAAAGCCAACATAGGTAGAATGCCAAAATTTAGGCTGATACCCTAAAGCGGCTTCAAGCGTCAAATCAGTATAAGTCGTCGATAGTGAGTTCTCTGTAATATCTAAAGAACTGCCCGATCCAAACCCCTCGACGGGTGTGTTTTTTTTATCTTTACTATACGTAACGCTGGCCAAGCTTATTATATTAGGATTAAACAGAAACGGAGATGTCCATACCAAAGCGATTCTTCTATCTGTTCCCAAGTCCAAATTAAGCTTTAACTCGGCACCCGCGCTGTTCAAACCAGTAAAATTGGTCGACACACCAAGAGAATATTGACTATCGGAAGTGAAATCTTCTTCTAAGAAAAAGCGGAAATTCATATAATTTGGACCCCACCCTTTCTCTTTTATATCAACAATTAAATTGGTTTCATCGTTATCTGTTTCAAAATGGTAGGTAACTGTTTCAAATCGGTCTAGAGCATAAAGATTACGAACTTTTTTCTCCATTACTTCTGTTGGTATCCTTTCACCCGTTTGAATACCAAGTCTGTTGAGAACCAAACGATCATCATAATGTGAATTATTATTAAGCGTAATACGATCAATAATCAGTTCATCACCATAAGTCAGCGTTCGTCTAGCCTCTTCTTTTTCGTCAATATAGTTTTGGTACTGAGACGTTGTTATTGAATAACGGGATAATTTTTCTTTTTCTTTGAAGGCAACGTCATAACCTCGGATATAAGCCTCCGGCATTTTATCAAATTCCATCGTATCCATGTTACCAACAGAAGGGCTTAACAATGTGTCTTGCTCGGTCAATAATTTTATCTGTTCATCCGTTGTTCGGCGGACAAGGTAATTTGAAAGTTGGCCTCCAACTGCAACAAAATTTTCTATCTCGTCTTCATTGTAATATTCGCTGCTTATATCGACGGCAATAACTATATCTGCGCCCATCGCTTTCGCAAGAGCTACAGGCATGTTGTTCGTCACTCCTCCATCAACGAGTAATCTTCCATCTATTTCGTAGGGAGGTAACGCCCCAGGAACGGACATGCTTGCCATCATTGCATCGGTTAATAAACCTTTATCGATGACCACTTCTTCTAGTTCAACGATATCGGTTGCCACGGCACGATACCTAAGAGGCAGTTGATCAAAAGAGTCAAATTTAGGCAGATTACCGGAGGTTTCTCGCAGTATCTCCATCATTCCTTGGCCTTGGACAACACCTTTTGGGGAGCGAAACTCTCCAAAACCAACACCTAGGTCGGCATTAATCTGATAATGATCTTCATGGATTTTTTCTATGACTCTCCTTTCACTTCTATCAACTCTATCTCGATAGCCGCTATTCCACTCAGTTGAATAGATAAGTGATTCGATCTCATCAGCACTCATGCCTGTCGCGTAGAGCCCACCAACATACGCTCCCATACTCGTACCAGTAATAATATCTACTGGTATGTGCATTTCTTCCAGTGCTTTAAGTACACCGATGTGTGCTGCGCCTTTCGCTCCACCTCCGGCTAAAACAACAGCAATTATAGGGCGTTTATCTTTATCTGTGGTGCCCTCGTTTAATGCTGGCGTACTCTCACCTTTCGCCAATGCCAACGGTGAGAACACCGAACTCATCACAGTAACGATTATTGAACAACAAAACAGGCGTACATTTTCCACATCAAATCCTTTTACATATCGGAAAAATTAAACAGATAATAGAATGACTATAAAGCATCCCATTGTTAATCAAAAAGATTCTTTAACCACTGTGTCGGGGAGTTCTCACACGATTTTTTCAATGTACCACTTGCATCCCACACGGGCAGTTTGAACTCATTCCCACACTCTAATTTTAGACCGCCATTTTTCTGCTTAGCATAGCCCATTGTCGTCACTCCTTTTGGCCAAGGTAGCTGCAATCGTTGTGGTATTCTGAAAGATAAATACTCGTTATACACTCGTAACGCACCAGTAGAACCCGTCAGTTTTGTGGGTTTATTATCGTCCCTTCCTACCCATAAAGTCACAACTTCTCGGCCATCAACACCCACAAACCAACTGTCCCTACTATCATTGCTTGTGCCCGTTTTTCCAGCTAGACCTGCCCAACTAAACTGATTCTGTAGGTACCTTCCGGTACCTTCTAATACGGCCTTCTTCATGACATAGGTTGTTAACCATGCGGCTTGTTCATCAACGGTAACCTGTTTCCTTGGCATTGACTGATAATGTATCTCATCATTCAGATCTTTTACTACTCGCAAAGCACTAAGCGGTGCTCGCTGACCAGAATTTGTTATTGTTTGGTACATCTGAGCGACCTGATAAGGCGTCAGAGAAAATGAACCTAAAAACATAGAAGGTACGGGCCGGATCTCTTTCCTATCAACGCCTAACGCTTCCAAGGTATCGGTCACCTTAGGAATGCCTAACTTAAGCCCCAGCCTCACTGTTGGAATATTAATCGATTTAGCCATGGCCTGATAGAGCGGGACTGAACCCCGAAATTTGTTATCAAAATTTTTCGGTTTCCATACCGTTCCTTTGCTGCCTTTCAGTTGTATTGGCTCATCTTTTAAGGTGGTCGCAAGAGTATATTCATCTGGGTAAGATAACGCGGTTAAATACACCGCCGGTTTTACGAGGGAACCAATTTGTCGACTCGCATTTAACACTCGATTAAAACCGTCATAACCGGTCCTTTTTCCTCCCACCATTGCTCTAATTTCACCGGTTTTTCTGTCAACGGCAATAGCAGCAGCCTCAAGTCCTACTCCATTCTTCTTTTCCAAGTCTGGTAGTTTTCTCTCAATCGCTTTCTCTAACATAGTTTGAGAAACAGGGTCTAAGGTAGTAAATAAGGTCAACCCTGCAAATGTAGTAAATTCTCCTCCCAGTTTTTTCGCTAATTCGTTCTTGAGTTGTTGAAAATAAGCGGGTTGTCGACTTGCTATTCTAGGATTGTCTTGGATATCTAAATCACGGCTAACAGCTTGATTATATTGACCAGCAGTCACATAATCCTGTTGCATCATCAGTCTCAAAACAAGGTCTCTTCGCTTTTTAGCACGCTCAGGATTTTTTATTGGATTATAGTAAGATGGGCCTTTTACCATGCCAACAAGGAGAGCAAGCTGGTCATATCTGAGCTCTTGTACCGGAACACCAAAATAAAGACGAGATGCCAAACCAAAACCGTGTACTGCCAGCCCGCCACTTTGTCCTAGATAAACCTCATTTAGGTACGCTTCCAATATCCTATCTTTGTCATAACGGTAATCAAGAATTAACGCAATATACGCTTCACGAACCTTCCGCCAAATCGTTTTCTCTCTTGTTAAAAAAAGGTTTTTGGCTAACTGTTGGGTTAACGTGCTCCCGCCCTGAACTGTTCGCCCAGCTTTAACATTTGCCACTAAGGCGCGTAAAATAGAGGTCGGCGATACACCATCGTGTTGATAAAAATCTCTATCCTCTGTTGTTAATAGTGCATCAACTAAAAATTCTGGAAACTGATTGCGTTTCAAATAGAGACGAGTTTCACTCACCTCTTTCTCTAACATTCCAAGCATCTTCGGTTCTATACGTAAAAAACCAAGGTCACCCTTTTGCTCTAATGATTGAATTCGATTAAGCCCCAAATTGTCAAAATGAAGCATCACGTGCCTATCTGGCTGAGGGCCGTCTTCAAAATCAAACGGGCGACGAATCATTTCTACTTTTGTTGATGATGCAGAGTACTCCCCCGCATGCCTAGGGTTTCGAACCTTTTTATAAGCTAACGCATCCAACTCTTGTTTCATCTCTTTAATGCTAAATTCCATTCCAGGAGACAAGTGTAAAACACGAGCATAAACAACCGTAGGCAGATCAAAAAGTTGTCCTTCGAAGCGCTCTTTTACTACAGAATCAAAGTAGATGCCGACAAACATAATGATTGCGCCACCAGCAACCGATACCTTCCATGCTAAGCTCCACAAATTTCTTAACCAACCTCGTTTGGTTGGTTTTCCTTTGGTGGCTCGTTTACTTGACGATTTTTTCGCTACAGGCACCTTAGTCGGCGCCTTCTTTTTCGGTGCGACTTTTTTCGTCGTTAATGTTTTTTTCGGAGCTGTTTCTTTCTTATTTATCATGACTTCAACTGTCGTTTAGTTTTTGTTGTCGCAATATGATTAGCAGGATCGTCAGGCCAAGGGTGTTTAGGGTATCTTCCCTTCATCTCTTTTTGCACCTCTTTGTAACTTCCCATCCAAAAACCAGCCAAATCTGCTGTTATCTGTAGTGGGCGGTGGGCCGGCGACAGTAATTCCAATACTATCCGTTTTCGCCCATCAGCAATAAGTGGTGATGTTTTCTCACCAAACACTTCCTGCATACGAACCGAGACCATGGGTTCTGCTCCTACTTTATAAATTATTTTCTTATTGCTCCCTGTTGGAACCTGATAGTACATCGGCAATAAACCATCAATCTCTTTATTCAAAGGCCAACCAAGATAAGCCAGTAAGGCCTGAGAGAGGTCTATCCGTTCAAGGCTCTTTACGCTCACTTTACCTACCATGAATGGCTCTATCCATTTTTCCAAATGCTCGACTAAGCCATGTTCAGTTAGGTCCGGCCACGATTTCTCACTGAACCAATCTGAACCGCAACGCATTCGTTCTAAGAGAGCCAAACTAGCCGGTGTCCAATTCAAACACGAAATTCCTTTTCGACGAACAAAATTAAGTAGAGCTTGTGTCATTTTTTCTGCATTAGGTTTCGGAAGTGCTTCTTTTTTAATGATCAACTTTCCTAGTTTCAATTGCTTTTCGGCGACAAGCAGCCCTTTATTCTCATCCCAATCTATACATTCAATAGAATCGAAGATGGATGGATAAAATTGATGTAATTCGTCTATGTTTAAATTTGCGGCTACAAATACCCTGCTCGTATCCTGCCAGCTTCGCATTAGGTTAACGGCAACAACATACTCGTTTGTAGACAAAGATTCCAAATCATCAATAGAGGCTCCATGTCCATTAGCCAACAAAAACTGTCCATCCTGTCCTTTTCTCTGTTGAGCAATTCGATCTGGATACGCCAGAGCTAGGCAAAGCCCAGCTTCCTCTTCTTTTATACAACGTAGTGAGAAACTAGTACCCATTTTTTCAGCTAATTGCCTTGCTCTGTGTTCAATGACACTTTGCGATCTATTTTTTTTATGCTTTAGCGCATACAGTAACTGAGCGATATCTACATGCACCTGTGTGGACTCTTCTACAATCGGTATCAAAGCCAATGCCGTAGGCAACAA comes from the Vibrio sp. DW001 genome and includes:
- the acnB gene encoding bifunctional aconitate hydratase 2/2-methylisocitrate dehydratase — encoded protein: MLEAYRKHVEERAAEGVVAQPLNAEQVTALVELVKNPPKGEESIILDLFENRIPPGVDEAAYVKAGFLTALAKREVSSSLISKEKATELLGTMQGGYNIDSLIGFLDDDGLAPIAAKALSHTLLMFDSFYDVEEKAKSGNEYAKQVLTSWAEAEWFVSKPKLQEKITLTVFKVTGETNTDDLSPAPDAWSRPDIPLHALAMLKNAREGIVPDAAGTIGPIKQIEALKEKGHQLVYVGDVVGTGSSRKSATNSVLWFMGDDIPNVPNKKAGGYCLGGKIAPIFFNTMEDAGALPIEVDVSKLNMGDVIDVYPFEGQVKSHESGEVLAEFELKTDVLIDEVRAGGRIPLIIGRGLTDRARVSLGLDTSDVFRRPVEVVDTGKGYSLAQKMVGKACGVDGVRPGTYCEPKMTTVGSQDTTGPMTRDELKDLACLGFSADLVMQSFCHTSAYPKPIDVNTHHTLPDFIMNRAGVSLRPGDGVIHSWLNRMLLPDTVGTGGDSHTRFPLGISFPAGSGLVAFAAATGVMPLDMPESILVRFKGEMQPGITLRDLVHAIPYYGIKQGLLTVEKAGKINEFSGRVLEIEGVEHLSVEQAFELSDASAERSAAGCTVKLSKESISEYLSSNIIMLKWMISEGYGDRRTIERRIKSMEEWVANPELMEADSDAEYTHVIEIDLADISEPILCAPNDPDDARVLSDVQGTEIDEVFIGSCMTNIGHFRAAGKLLDNYTGQLDTRLWIAPPTKMDKDQLTEEGYYGIFGRAGVRIETPGCSLCMGNQARVADNATVMSTSTRNFPNRLGTGANVYLASAELAAVGAILGKIPTKDEYLEYAKQLDATASDTYRYLNFHKMGQYTKKADTVIFQEPA
- a CDS encoding sigma-54 dependent transcriptional regulator, with translation MGTQFRMDSVPGSLVVVSGKHEPWLSVLEQAGWQCQRCGDLRKADTLLHEIGPCIGIVDLSQDEFSLNGIANLVSSHKHVRWIAFIRESQIGSDTICQFIVNFCIDFFTSPIPDAQLMNTIGHQLGMLKLEKKVWPNFGSTKDMGISGESVSIKRLREQVRRIGSTDVSILIYGENGSGKESVAKAIHNMSARSKESFITVNCGALSEARMQEEIFGIGAEEGVECFLEKANEGTLFLNDILTLPRSQQRNLLRFMQEGKIDTVDGNKQLNVRILAAYSSDIEKALVDKDFNDELYHYINVLRINVPSLKERSGDIGILAKQFLQEYSKEYNAQAKDFSDEAVKAMTQYHWPGNVRELMNQIKRAVLMSDSDIIELPQLDLPQISNGKRSLKIIRENAEKDALIYVLESHDGQVSPAAKELGVSRATMYRLLNKHNLITEAM
- the mrcB gene encoding penicillin-binding protein 1B, with the translated sequence MINKKETAPKKTLTTKKVAPKKKAPTKVPVAKKSSSKRATKGKPTKRGWLRNLWSLAWKVSVAGGAIIMFVGIYFDSVVKERFEGQLFDLPTVVYARVLHLSPGMEFSIKEMKQELDALAYKKVRNPRHAGEYSASSTKVEMIRRPFDFEDGPQPDRHVMLHFDNLGLNRIQSLEQKGDLGFLRIEPKMLGMLEKEVSETRLYLKRNQFPEFLVDALLTTEDRDFYQHDGVSPTSILRALVANVKAGRTVQGGSTLTQQLAKNLFLTREKTIWRKVREAYIALILDYRYDKDRILEAYLNEVYLGQSGGLAVHGFGLASRLYFGVPVQELRYDQLALLVGMVKGPSYYNPIKNPERAKKRRDLVLRLMMQQDYVTAGQYNQAVSRDLDIQDNPRIASRQPAYFQQLKNELAKKLGGEFTTFAGLTLFTTLDPVSQTMLEKAIERKLPDLEKKNGVGLEAAAIAVDRKTGEIRAMVGGKRTGYDGFNRVLNASRQIGSLVKPAVYLTALSYPDEYTLATTLKDEPIQLKGSKGTVWKPKNFDNKFRGSVPLYQAMAKSINIPTVRLGLKLGIPKVTDTLEALGVDRKEIRPVPSMFLGSFSLTPYQVAQMYQTITNSGQRAPLSALRVVKDLNDEIHYQSMPRKQVTVDEQAAWLTTYVMKKAVLEGTGRYLQNQFSWAGLAGKTGTSNDSRDSWFVGVDGREVVTLWVGRDDNKPTKLTGSTGALRVYNEYLSFRIPQRLQLPWPKGVTTMGYAKQKNGGLKLECGNEFKLPVWDASGTLKKSCENSPTQWLKNLFD
- a CDS encoding patatin-like phospholipase family protein, with product MSSVFSPLALAKGESTPALNEGTTDKDKRPIIAVVLAGGGAKGAAHIGVLKALEEMHIPVDIITGTSMGAYVGGLYATGMSADEIESLIYSTEWNSGYRDRVDRSERRVIEKIHEDHYQINADLGVGFGEFRSPKGVVQGQGMMEILRETSGNLPKFDSFDQLPLRYRAVATDIVELEEVVIDKGLLTDAMMASMSVPGALPPYEIDGRLLVDGGVTNNMPVALAKAMGADIVIAVDISSEYYNEDEIENFVAVGGQLSNYLVRRTTDEQIKLLTEQDTLLSPSVGNMDTMEFDKMPEAYIRGYDVAFKEKEKLSRYSITTSQYQNYIDEKEEARRTLTYGDELIIDRITLNNNSHYDDRLVLNRLGIQTGERIPTEVMEKKVRNLYALDRFETVTYHFETDNDETNLIVDIKEKGWGPNYMNFRFFLEEDFTSDSQYSLGVSTNFTGLNSAGAELKLNLDLGTDRRIALVWTSPFLFNPNIISLASVTYSKDKKNTPVEGFGSGSSLDITENSLSTTYTDLTLEAALGYQPKFWHSTYVGFRYIDGEANLTTLPVFGDVSYTRQGPFARFRLDTLDDYSLPTSGFLVDLEYFISDDSVRGRSITDTSGGDEIEYSNDTVHEISTKVRGAFSIDKHTFVAGLEYGLVEDKTGNNPPIQPKELGGFLRLSGVSRDSLVGENLLFGSIVYRYKWFENDFGLFTAPVYFGASLEYGGVWSDTDISISDAPLYTAGSVFAGVASPIGPIVFAYGLTEDNYQSYYLIVGHTY